The Corallococcus caeni genome includes a region encoding these proteins:
- the fusA gene encoding elongation factor G: MPRTTRIERYRNIGIMAHIDAGKTTLTERVLFFTGRIHSTGEVHTGSTEMDWMEQEKKRGITITSAATTAFWQPRHGREAGVPHRINILDTPGHVDFTIEVERSLRVLDGAVAVFDASQGVEPQSETVWRQADRYGVPRIAFINKMDKVGADFSASVQSMVDRLGVRPVAVQWPVGAGADFQGLVDLVRMRMVRFQGDDGGFDDDAPVPPELLEAVLPYRMRLIEVCADVDEGVLEKFVDGRVEDITVEDLERALRSGTLARTLVPVLCGSAFKKKGVQMLLDAVVSYLPSPADVAVVEGFAPGTGERVSRPVSDSGPPAALAFKLMSDKAVGGIVFLRVYSGTLRAGTVLLNPVTGRRERVGRLMFMHANRREEVAEVHAGDLCAAQGLKGVRTGDTLCDPDAPVVLEALNVMEPVVQLAVEARSPAELPKLEEGLQRLAAEDPSLRLGVDAESGQVLLSGMGELHLEVVVDRLRTEFGVEARVGQPKVAYRDTLRGAVRQEYRHVRQSGGPGQYARVVLDVGPAPRGAGLVFVDATKGGTIPRELVPAIEKGVAGAMARGVREGVPLVDVEVRLVDGDTHVKDSTPQAFAVAGSLALQEAARRVGVQGLEPVMEVEVVTPEEFLGDVLGDLASRRGRVLGMEAKGTARCVSARVPMARLFGYVTALRGRTQGRAQASMRLGAYEPVPESASASHAEARA, encoded by the coding sequence ATGCCTCGCACCACGCGCATCGAGCGGTACCGCAACATCGGCATCATGGCCCACATCGACGCGGGCAAGACGACGCTCACCGAGCGCGTCCTCTTCTTCACCGGCCGCATCCACTCCACGGGAGAGGTGCACACGGGCTCCACGGAGATGGACTGGATGGAGCAGGAGAAGAAGCGCGGCATCACCATCACGTCCGCGGCGACGACGGCCTTCTGGCAGCCGCGCCACGGGCGGGAGGCGGGCGTGCCCCACCGCATCAACATCCTGGACACGCCGGGCCACGTGGACTTCACCATCGAGGTGGAGCGCTCGCTGCGCGTGCTGGACGGCGCGGTGGCGGTGTTCGACGCCAGCCAGGGCGTGGAGCCGCAGTCGGAGACGGTGTGGCGTCAGGCGGACCGCTACGGCGTGCCGCGCATCGCGTTCATCAACAAGATGGACAAGGTGGGCGCGGACTTCTCCGCGAGCGTGCAGTCCATGGTGGACCGGCTGGGCGTGCGCCCGGTGGCCGTGCAGTGGCCCGTGGGCGCCGGCGCGGACTTCCAGGGGCTCGTGGACCTGGTGCGCATGCGGATGGTGCGCTTCCAGGGCGATGACGGTGGCTTCGACGACGACGCGCCCGTGCCTCCGGAACTGTTGGAGGCGGTGCTGCCGTACCGCATGCGCCTGATTGAAGTCTGCGCGGACGTGGACGAGGGCGTGCTGGAGAAGTTCGTGGACGGGCGGGTGGAGGACATCACCGTGGAGGACCTGGAGCGCGCGCTGCGCTCGGGCACCCTCGCGCGGACACTGGTGCCGGTGCTGTGCGGGTCGGCCTTCAAGAAGAAGGGAGTGCAGATGCTCCTGGATGCGGTCGTCAGCTACCTGCCGTCACCCGCGGACGTGGCCGTGGTGGAGGGCTTTGCGCCCGGCACCGGCGAGCGCGTCAGCCGTCCCGTGTCGGACTCCGGTCCGCCAGCGGCCCTGGCGTTCAAGTTGATGAGCGACAAGGCCGTGGGCGGCATCGTGTTCCTGCGGGTGTACTCCGGCACGCTGCGCGCGGGCACCGTCCTGCTCAACCCCGTCACCGGACGGCGTGAGCGGGTGGGGCGCCTGATGTTCATGCACGCCAACCGCCGCGAGGAGGTGGCGGAGGTGCACGCGGGCGACCTGTGCGCGGCGCAGGGGCTCAAGGGCGTTCGCACGGGCGACACGCTGTGCGACCCGGACGCGCCGGTGGTGCTGGAGGCGTTGAACGTGATGGAGCCCGTGGTGCAGCTCGCCGTGGAGGCGCGCTCCCCCGCGGAGCTGCCGAAGCTGGAAGAGGGCCTGCAACGGCTGGCGGCGGAGGACCCGTCGCTGCGCCTGGGCGTGGATGCGGAGAGCGGCCAGGTGCTGCTGTCCGGCATGGGTGAGCTGCACCTGGAGGTGGTCGTGGACCGGTTGAGGACGGAGTTCGGCGTGGAGGCGCGCGTGGGACAGCCCAAGGTGGCGTACCGCGACACGCTGCGGGGCGCGGTGCGCCAGGAGTACCGCCACGTCCGCCAGTCCGGCGGGCCCGGACAGTACGCGCGCGTGGTGCTGGACGTGGGGCCGGCGCCGCGAGGGGCGGGGCTCGTCTTCGTGGACGCCACGAAGGGCGGCACCATCCCCCGCGAGCTGGTGCCCGCGATTGAAAAGGGCGTGGCCGGCGCCATGGCGCGCGGCGTGCGTGAGGGCGTGCCGCTGGTGGACGTGGAGGTGCGGCTGGTGGATGGGGACACGCACGTGAAGGACAGCACGCCGCAGGCGTTCGCGGTGGCGGGCTCGCTGGCGCTCCAGGAGGCCGCCCGGCGCGTGGGCGTGCAGGGGCTGGAGCCGGTGATGGAGGTGGAGGTGGTGACGCCGGAGGAGTTCCTGGGCGACGTGCTGGGCGACCTGGCGTCGCGGCGGGGACGGGTGCTGGGGATGGAGGCGAAGGGGACGGCGCGGTGCGTGTCCGCGCGTGTGCCCATGGCGCGCCTGTTCGGCTACGTGACGGCGCTGCGCGGCCGCACGCAGGGACGCGCCCAGGCCAGCATGCGCCTGGGGGCCTACGAGCCGGTGCCGGAGTCCGCCAGCGCCTCCCACGCCGAGGCGCGGGCGTGA
- a CDS encoding prephenate dehydrogenase/arogenate dehydrogenase family protein has translation MPHVALVGYGRFGRALGTLLEAVGVEHRALDPVADIPEPLRARSVHELLEGAELVVVAVPVPQMRDVLSALKPHLRPEHLVLDVGSVKVKPVEALTEVLGAKVPWVGTHPLFGPLSLAMAERPMRVVLCPNPLHPEAAPRARRFYEGLGCEVIEQTPEGHDRVMARTHALTFFVAKGMVDSGAAADVPFAPASFKALSRTIETVRADAGHLFNAIQQENPFATEARGRLLAALQGIHRDLQAAPSVEETKASSVAAPGLEPAAPAPREPRDHIDALDRELVELLARREELARRQRRAQVSGNEPARTEALLAVRRAWARELGVDAQEVEAIFRAVLGSGLR, from the coding sequence ATGCCGCATGTCGCCCTCGTGGGATACGGACGTTTTGGACGCGCGCTGGGAACGCTGCTGGAGGCGGTGGGGGTGGAGCACCGCGCCCTGGACCCGGTGGCGGACATCCCGGAGCCGCTCCGCGCGCGCTCGGTGCATGAGCTGCTGGAGGGCGCGGAGCTGGTGGTGGTCGCGGTGCCGGTGCCCCAGATGCGGGACGTGCTGAGCGCCCTCAAGCCCCACCTGCGGCCGGAGCACCTGGTGCTGGACGTGGGCAGCGTGAAGGTGAAGCCCGTGGAGGCGCTGACAGAGGTGCTGGGCGCCAAGGTGCCATGGGTGGGCACGCATCCGCTCTTCGGCCCCTTGAGCCTGGCCATGGCCGAGCGCCCCATGCGCGTCGTGCTCTGCCCCAACCCGCTGCATCCGGAAGCAGCCCCGCGCGCCCGGCGCTTCTACGAGGGGCTGGGCTGCGAGGTCATTGAACAGACGCCGGAAGGCCATGACCGGGTGATGGCGCGCACGCACGCCCTCACGTTCTTCGTGGCCAAGGGGATGGTGGACTCGGGCGCGGCGGCGGACGTGCCCTTCGCGCCGGCCAGCTTCAAGGCGCTGTCGCGCACCATCGAGACCGTGCGCGCGGACGCGGGCCACCTCTTCAACGCCATCCAGCAGGAGAACCCCTTCGCCACGGAGGCGCGCGGGCGGCTGCTCGCGGCGCTCCAGGGCATCCACCGCGACCTGCAAGCCGCGCCCTCCGTGGAGGAGACCAAGGCGTCGAGCGTCGCCGCGCCCGGACTGGAACCGGCGGCGCCAGCCCCCCGGGAGCCGCGCGACCACATCGACGCGCTCGACCGGGAGCTGGTGGAGCTGCTCGCCCGCCGCGAGGAGCTGGCCCGCCGTCAGCGCCGCGCGCAGGTGTCCGGGAACGAGCCCGCGCGCACGGAGGCGCTGCTCGCCGTGCGCCGCGCGTGGGCCCGGGAGCTGGGCGTCGACGCGCAGGAGGTGGAGGCCATCTTCCGCGCCGTGCTGGGCAGCGGCCTGCGCTGA
- a CDS encoding alpha/beta hydrolase family protein, with product MGISLDRRSLIQASLGLTGGLALLRGSTATAAGRPSTTATAAEEPRPWWELGLMADPIMESQLLHFLAATYSAQADISEVLDTATRIVAGDDWSWPNEWVRTADRIRAMGDTSLSRRHPISAGNAYLRAANYYRAALIHHPDPTHPSVVATGRKAVEAYDKALPLLKLPGTPVRIPYEGTTLPGYFFRAPSARSIAPLLIFQQGRDAWPEESKYVIDAALARGYHCLIVHAPGQGMAIREQGLPFRHDWEHVIRPVVDFALCIAGVDSRRIALLGWSMGGALVPRAAAFERRIKILIPNPGVLDWGAASFEQFNTYFPDVMPLLDSDPQAFDAAMAQLMDQVFLYRWYMKDAMFKHGVSTPSALLFELRRYDNTPVVHRIRCRTLVMDGTGEAFSQGQARLLFDALECPRDYMLFTAADTGLLHCQEGAQAVANHRMFDWLDEYL from the coding sequence ATGGGCATCTCATTGGATCGTCGCTCCCTCATCCAGGCCAGCCTGGGACTGACCGGGGGGCTCGCGCTGCTCCGGGGCTCCACCGCCACCGCGGCGGGACGGCCATCCACGACCGCCACCGCCGCCGAGGAGCCCAGGCCCTGGTGGGAGCTGGGGCTGATGGCGGACCCCATCATGGAGAGCCAGTTGCTGCACTTCCTGGCCGCGACCTACAGCGCCCAGGCCGACATCAGCGAGGTGCTGGACACCGCGACCCGCATCGTCGCGGGGGATGACTGGAGCTGGCCCAACGAGTGGGTCCGCACCGCCGACCGCATCCGCGCCATGGGCGACACGAGCCTGTCCCGCCGCCATCCCATCAGCGCGGGCAATGCCTACCTGCGCGCCGCCAACTACTACCGCGCCGCGCTCATCCACCACCCGGACCCCACCCACCCGAGCGTGGTGGCCACCGGGCGCAAGGCGGTGGAGGCCTACGACAAGGCGCTCCCGCTGCTGAAGCTTCCGGGCACGCCCGTGCGCATCCCGTACGAGGGCACCACGCTGCCCGGCTACTTCTTCCGCGCCCCGAGCGCCCGGAGCATCGCGCCGCTGCTCATCTTCCAGCAGGGCCGCGACGCGTGGCCGGAGGAGTCCAAGTACGTCATCGACGCGGCGCTCGCGCGCGGCTACCACTGCCTCATCGTGCACGCGCCCGGCCAGGGCATGGCCATCCGCGAGCAGGGGCTGCCCTTCCGCCATGACTGGGAGCACGTCATCCGCCCGGTGGTGGACTTCGCCCTGTGCATCGCGGGCGTGGACTCGCGGCGCATCGCGCTCCTGGGGTGGAGCATGGGCGGAGCCCTGGTGCCGCGCGCCGCCGCGTTCGAGCGGCGCATCAAGATCCTCATCCCCAACCCCGGCGTCCTGGACTGGGGCGCGGCGTCCTTCGAGCAGTTCAACACCTACTTCCCGGACGTGATGCCGCTGCTCGACAGCGACCCCCAGGCCTTCGACGCGGCCATGGCCCAGTTGATGGATCAGGTGTTCCTGTACCGCTGGTACATGAAGGACGCGATGTTCAAGCACGGCGTCAGCACGCCGTCGGCCCTGCTCTTCGAACTGCGCCGGTACGACAACACCCCCGTCGTCCACCGCATCCGCTGCCGCACGCTGGTGATGGACGGCACCGGCGAGGCGTTCTCGCAGGGCCAGGCCCGGCTGCTCTTCGACGCGCTGGAGTGCCCGAGGGACTACATGCTCTTCACCGCCGCGGACACCGGCCTCCTGCACTGCCAGGAGGGCGCGCAGGCCGTCGCCAACCACCGGATGTTCGACTGGCTGGACGAGTACCTCTAG
- a CDS encoding PQQ-dependent sugar dehydrogenase, which produces MRTPLMASLLFLMMSSPARAAVPAGFVETSYSSNQLSAATGMAWAPDGSGRLFITLKNGVVRTVALKDGALETQPGTSTLVTRTFATEPSVYTNSECGLIGIAFDPNYVVNRYVYFFVTVSASEQRIVRYTDSNGTGIARTELVTKLPTNGQNHDGGGLGFGPDGKLYWSIGDLGNGTGVDADLTSMAAKVSRANLDGTPANDNPFNDGVGPNSEYVWARGLRNPFTFTFQPVNGLLWVNGVGTNYEQVFVVNRRSHAGYNDYENNQPVTNDSITPVIKYRTNGVDTRNLTATGAVRSGGVTTFTTTGAHGFRKGERLTFEGVTDASFNGTFYVASANNAPGTTTFTVAQPGLPDATSGGGTATTQALGGSITGGTFYDATLFPPEYRGNYFFGDYNSGQVTRATLAADDSVATVDAWGTGFSSSVDMAVGPDGALYAIGHTASVVRRVTPAATGQKLVVSGLNLRLMEGGRAVFTVRLAQAPAAPVTVRVARALGGSEDLRVLGGDTLTFSPENWSAPQVVLLEAAEDADVVADTATFTVSSAGLADEAVVATTIDNNSPRLVLSTARVSVPEGGTAPFTVALSGQPPSTVTVTVARTQGDADLTVASGGTLTFTVSNWSTPQTVTLQAAQDADNVDGVATITVAMPGLDARTLEAVEADDEPLAPAISSTPVTTAVVGTAYRYDVEAVGRPVPTYSLEGALPQGMSIDAATGLITWTPSAAGTVDVHVRVANGVPPDAEQTFSITTKADEAPRAVLTRPTHGERVSGAMAEFFGDCVDDVGCTRAEFYVDGTLEYTDIRSDNHFHFGGEHNRWDTTGLAPGPHTVRFVVVDTLGVAAEATVTVCVGDGSCEPDAGTDAGTGGTDAGTSNPQPEEDSGCGCGAAPVAPLAWLALVALATRRKRSRAE; this is translated from the coding sequence ATGCGTACCCCCCTCATGGCCTCACTGCTGTTCCTGATGATGTCTTCGCCAGCCCGGGCCGCGGTGCCCGCCGGCTTCGTGGAAACGAGCTATTCCTCCAACCAACTGTCCGCCGCGACGGGCATGGCGTGGGCCCCGGATGGTTCCGGGCGCCTGTTCATCACGCTGAAGAACGGCGTGGTGCGCACGGTGGCCCTGAAGGACGGCGCGCTGGAGACGCAGCCGGGCACCTCCACGCTGGTGACCCGCACGTTCGCCACGGAGCCCTCGGTCTACACCAACAGCGAGTGCGGGCTCATCGGCATCGCTTTCGACCCGAACTACGTGGTCAACCGGTACGTCTACTTCTTCGTCACCGTCTCCGCCTCCGAGCAGCGCATCGTCCGATACACGGACTCCAACGGCACGGGCATCGCGCGCACGGAGCTCGTCACGAAGCTGCCCACGAACGGCCAGAACCACGACGGCGGCGGGCTGGGCTTCGGCCCGGACGGCAAGCTCTACTGGTCCATAGGCGACCTGGGCAACGGCACCGGCGTGGACGCGGACCTGACGTCGATGGCGGCCAAGGTGAGCCGCGCCAACCTGGACGGCACGCCCGCCAATGACAACCCGTTCAACGACGGCGTGGGCCCCAACAGCGAATACGTCTGGGCGCGCGGACTGCGCAATCCGTTCACCTTCACGTTCCAGCCCGTCAACGGCCTGCTGTGGGTCAACGGCGTGGGCACGAACTACGAGCAGGTCTTCGTCGTGAACCGGCGCAGCCACGCCGGCTACAACGACTACGAGAACAACCAGCCCGTCACCAACGACTCCATCACCCCCGTCATCAAGTACCGCACCAACGGGGTGGACACGCGAAACCTCACCGCCACGGGCGCGGTGCGCAGCGGCGGCGTCACCACCTTCACCACCACGGGGGCGCATGGCTTTCGCAAGGGGGAGCGGCTCACCTTCGAAGGCGTGACGGACGCGAGCTTCAACGGCACCTTCTACGTCGCCAGCGCCAACAACGCGCCTGGCACCACCACCTTCACGGTGGCCCAGCCGGGCCTGCCGGATGCGACGAGCGGCGGGGGCACCGCGACGACGCAGGCCCTGGGCGGCTCCATCACGGGCGGCACCTTCTACGACGCCACCCTCTTCCCGCCGGAGTACCGCGGCAACTACTTCTTCGGCGACTACAACTCCGGCCAGGTGACGCGCGCCACGCTGGCGGCGGATGACTCGGTGGCGACGGTGGACGCGTGGGGGACGGGCTTCTCCTCCAGCGTGGACATGGCCGTGGGCCCGGACGGCGCGCTCTACGCCATCGGGCACACCGCCAGCGTCGTGCGGCGGGTGACGCCCGCGGCTACCGGCCAGAAGCTGGTCGTGTCGGGCCTCAACCTGCGCCTGATGGAGGGAGGCCGCGCGGTCTTCACCGTGCGGCTGGCCCAGGCGCCGGCCGCGCCCGTGACGGTGCGCGTGGCCCGGGCCCTGGGCGGTTCCGAGGACCTGCGCGTGCTGGGCGGTGACACCCTCACCTTCTCTCCGGAGAACTGGAGCGCGCCGCAGGTCGTCCTGCTCGAGGCGGCGGAGGACGCGGACGTGGTCGCGGACACCGCCACCTTCACCGTGTCCTCGGCGGGGCTGGCGGACGAGGCGGTGGTGGCCACCACCATCGACAACAACTCGCCCCGGCTGGTGCTGTCCACCGCCCGCGTCTCCGTGCCCGAGGGCGGCACCGCCCCCTTCACCGTGGCCCTGTCCGGCCAGCCCCCATCGACCGTCACCGTCACCGTGGCGCGCACCCAGGGAGACGCGGACCTCACCGTGGCCTCCGGGGGCACACTCACGTTCACCGTCTCCAACTGGAGCACGCCTCAGACCGTCACGCTCCAGGCCGCGCAGGACGCGGACAACGTGGACGGAGTGGCCACCATCACGGTCGCCATGCCGGGCCTGGACGCGCGCACGCTGGAGGCCGTGGAGGCGGACGACGAACCGCTGGCGCCCGCCATCTCCTCCACGCCCGTCACCACCGCCGTGGTGGGGACCGCGTACCGCTACGACGTGGAGGCGGTGGGCAGGCCGGTGCCCACCTATTCGCTGGAGGGCGCGCTGCCGCAGGGCATGAGCATCGACGCGGCCACCGGCCTCATCACCTGGACGCCGTCCGCGGCGGGCACCGTGGACGTGCACGTGCGCGTGGCCAACGGCGTGCCGCCGGACGCGGAGCAGACCTTCAGCATCACCACGAAGGCGGATGAGGCGCCGCGCGCCGTCCTCACGCGTCCCACCCACGGCGAGCGCGTGTCCGGCGCCATGGCGGAGTTCTTCGGCGACTGCGTGGACGACGTGGGCTGCACCCGCGCCGAGTTCTACGTGGACGGCACGCTGGAATACACAGACATCCGTTCGGACAACCACTTCCACTTCGGTGGCGAGCACAACCGCTGGGACACCACGGGACTGGCGCCGGGCCCGCACACCGTGCGCTTCGTCGTGGTGGACACGCTGGGGGTCGCGGCCGAGGCCACGGTGACGGTCTGCGTCGGGGACGGAAGCTGCGAGCCGGATGCCGGCACGGACGCGGGGACCGGTGGCACCGACGCGGGCACGAGCAATCCCCAGCCCGAGGAGGACTCCGGCTGCGGCTGCGGCGCGGCCCCGGTGGCCCCGCTCGCGTGGCTGGCGCTGGTCGCGCTGGCCACCCGTCGCAAGCGGTCGCGCGCGGAATGA
- a CDS encoding ABC transporter permease — MASLLQDLRLALRRLRRSPTFTLVAVATLALGIGANVAIFSVVHAVLLRPLPMHDDARLVRLFSVGRQGPGPTSPPDLMDLREQTRAFEGLAGVAPAMVTLGADRTEASPMKVQTGLVTAGFFQVLGPRVQLGRAIHAGDDRPGAPQVAVLSYALWQRRFGGSPDVLGRALNLGGSLPWMVVGVMAPGFDFPSHAELWTPLVQDESMTKPEARGAHWLEVYGRLAPGVSLEGARVDAAAVARSLAARYPATNADMGASVELLRDVLLGQVRPSLLVMLGAVGLVLLIACANLMHLLLARAASREGETSVRLALGASWGRIARELLMESALLSVLGGVGGLLAAMWALDALAAFGPRNIPRIDEVSLDGTVLAFTAGLSVFTTLLFGMVPAWQTSRVELARVLRTVGEGAGGAAHHHRTRAALIVAETALAVLLLVSAGLLLRSFVHLRRIDPGFQSEGVLTAKLGLPPIRYAMGSAAPAAFYDGLLERLRALPGVEAAGAVSGLPMEGKRWTLAVRDPQRPVPPGTEPWQASIRIITPGALEALRVSVLRGRGLLPEDRGAGGRAVLINAEAARRFWPGEDPLGRTVDTDMDLGNGAFGGRVVGVVANLATEGLAAPAAPEVYVPYEQARTTDMTLVLRTSGEPLALARAVRTEVRALDANLAVGSVRTLASVVDGTVAPLRFYLLLASLFAGVALVLAAVGLYGVVAYAVVQRTRELGIRMALGARASHLMGMVLSHYLRLTAVGLMLGLGLAWGASRALSHLLNGVRPTDPLTYGLVVAVLGVVAFLAALLPARRAANVPPAVVLRAD; from the coding sequence ATGGCCTCCCTCCTCCAGGACCTCCGGCTCGCGCTGCGGCGGCTGCGCCGCAGTCCCACCTTCACCCTCGTGGCGGTGGCCACGCTGGCACTGGGCATTGGCGCCAATGTCGCCATCTTCAGCGTGGTGCACGCGGTGCTGCTGCGGCCATTGCCCATGCACGACGACGCCCGGCTCGTGCGGCTGTTCAGCGTGGGCCGGCAGGGTCCGGGGCCGACCTCGCCGCCGGACCTGATGGACCTGCGCGAACAGACGCGGGCCTTCGAGGGGCTCGCCGGCGTGGCGCCCGCGATGGTGACGCTCGGGGCGGACCGGACGGAGGCCTCGCCCATGAAGGTGCAGACCGGGCTGGTGACGGCCGGGTTCTTCCAGGTGCTGGGGCCCCGCGTGCAGCTGGGCCGCGCGATTCACGCCGGGGATGACAGGCCAGGAGCGCCCCAGGTCGCGGTGCTGTCCTACGCGCTCTGGCAGCGCCGCTTTGGGGGCAGCCCTGACGTGCTGGGCCGTGCGCTGAACCTGGGCGGGTCCCTGCCGTGGATGGTGGTGGGCGTGATGGCGCCGGGGTTCGACTTCCCCTCGCACGCGGAGCTGTGGACTCCGCTCGTCCAGGACGAGTCCATGACGAAGCCGGAGGCGCGCGGCGCGCACTGGCTGGAGGTGTACGGGCGGCTCGCGCCGGGCGTGAGCCTTGAGGGGGCGCGGGTCGATGCAGCGGCGGTCGCGCGGAGCCTGGCGGCGCGGTACCCGGCGACGAACGCGGACATGGGCGCGAGCGTGGAGCTGCTGCGCGACGTGCTGCTGGGCCAGGTGCGCCCCTCGCTGCTGGTGATGCTGGGCGCGGTGGGGCTGGTGCTGCTCATCGCCTGTGCCAACCTCATGCACCTGCTGCTGGCGCGGGCCGCGTCGCGCGAGGGGGAGACGTCCGTGCGCCTGGCATTGGGCGCCAGCTGGGGGCGCATCGCGCGGGAGTTGCTGATGGAGAGCGCGCTGCTGTCGGTGCTGGGCGGCGTAGGCGGGCTGCTCGCGGCCATGTGGGCGCTGGATGCGCTGGCGGCGTTCGGGCCCCGGAACATTCCACGCATCGACGAGGTGTCGCTCGACGGCACCGTGCTGGCGTTCACCGCGGGCCTGTCGGTGTTCACCACGCTCCTCTTCGGCATGGTGCCCGCGTGGCAGACGTCGCGAGTGGAGCTGGCGCGCGTGCTGCGGACCGTGGGCGAGGGCGCTGGAGGCGCCGCGCACCACCACCGCACGCGCGCGGCGCTCATCGTGGCGGAGACGGCGCTGGCGGTGTTGCTGCTGGTAAGCGCGGGCCTGCTCCTGCGCAGCTTCGTGCACCTGCGGCGCATCGACCCGGGTTTCCAGTCCGAGGGCGTGCTGACGGCGAAGCTCGGTCTGCCGCCCATCCGCTATGCCATGGGCAGCGCTGCGCCCGCGGCGTTCTACGACGGGCTTCTCGAACGGCTGCGAGCCCTTCCCGGCGTGGAGGCGGCGGGCGCGGTGAGTGGCCTGCCCATGGAGGGGAAGCGCTGGACGCTCGCGGTGCGCGACCCCCAGCGGCCGGTGCCGCCGGGCACGGAGCCCTGGCAGGCGAGCATCCGCATCATCACACCGGGGGCGCTGGAGGCGCTGCGCGTGTCCGTGCTTCGAGGCCGGGGGCTGTTGCCGGAGGACCGGGGCGCTGGGGGGCGCGCGGTGTTGATCAACGCGGAGGCCGCGCGGCGCTTCTGGCCGGGAGAGGACCCGCTGGGACGCACCGTGGACACGGACATGGACCTGGGCAACGGCGCCTTCGGGGGCCGGGTGGTGGGGGTGGTGGCGAACCTGGCCACGGAGGGACTGGCGGCGCCCGCCGCGCCGGAGGTGTACGTGCCCTATGAGCAGGCGCGGACCACGGACATGACGCTGGTGCTTCGCACTTCCGGAGAGCCCCTCGCGCTGGCGAGGGCGGTGCGCACGGAGGTCCGGGCGCTGGATGCGAACCTCGCGGTGGGCAGCGTGCGGACGCTGGCGTCGGTGGTGGATGGAACGGTGGCGCCGCTGCGCTTCTATCTCCTGCTGGCGAGCCTCTTCGCGGGGGTGGCGCTGGTGCTGGCGGCGGTGGGGCTCTACGGGGTGGTGGCCTACGCGGTGGTGCAGCGCACGCGCGAGTTGGGCATCCGCATGGCACTGGGAGCACGCGCCAGCCATCTCATGGGAATGGTGTTGAGCCACTACCTGCGGCTCACCGCGGTGGGGCTCATGCTGGGGCTCGGGCTCGCATGGGGCGCCAGCCGCGCGCTGTCGCACCTGCTCAACGGAGTGCGGCCCACGGATCCGCTCACGTATGGATTGGTGGTGGCGGTGCTCGGCGTCGTGGCGTTCCTGGCTGCGCTGCTGCCCGCGCGGAGGGCCGCGAACGTGCCCCCCGCGGTCGTGCTCCGGGCTGACTGA
- a CDS encoding GNAT family N-acetyltransferase: protein MISIRRLEQGTPEERQALAELLIDSVEGGASVGFLPPLSLDAAAEYWRGVLAALGPGLVLWVAEVDGRIDGTVQLAPSLRPNGLHRAEVQKLLVHSRARGQGLASRLLQEVEQFARGQGRTLLVLDTLAGSKAEAVYRHFQWQRAGEIPDWARHTDGELHPTVLFFKRLTP, encoded by the coding sequence ATGATTTCCATCCGGAGACTCGAACAGGGGACCCCCGAGGAGCGGCAGGCGCTGGCCGAGCTGCTCATCGATTCCGTCGAAGGAGGCGCGTCGGTGGGCTTCCTGCCGCCGCTCTCGCTGGACGCGGCGGCGGAGTACTGGCGGGGCGTCCTCGCGGCGCTGGGCCCGGGGCTGGTGCTCTGGGTCGCGGAGGTGGATGGGCGCATCGACGGCACCGTGCAGCTCGCGCCGTCCCTGCGTCCCAACGGGCTGCACCGCGCGGAGGTGCAGAAGCTGCTCGTGCATTCGCGAGCCCGGGGACAGGGGCTCGCGTCACGGCTGCTCCAGGAGGTCGAACAGTTCGCCCGGGGACAGGGGCGCACCCTGCTGGTGCTCGACACGCTGGCGGGCTCGAAGGCGGAGGCCGTCTACCGGCACTTCCAATGGCAGCGCGCCGGAGAGATTCCGGACTGGGCGCGGCACACCGACGGTGAGCTGCACCCCACGGTCCTCTTCTTCAAGCGCCTCACCCCGTAG
- a CDS encoding AraC family transcriptional regulator, producing MKDSTVAPDFHDHASGQHITSHLHGEGQLLVATEGRMELTLGHRSSWLEPGQAVWVPPGQPHAATALSPTAFRGVLIAQGASALLPSRPRRFTTSPLLLATLPELTAGRARRRELAAALLLDELLTGLPVLAWPALPRDPRLLELCARVAEDLCAAPDLDRAALRTGMTRRAFTQRFRADTGHTWGGWLRAARAARAAELLAEGISVTEAALGVGYTTPSAFSVAFKRVTGVSPVTLTRELGGPDTPRR from the coding sequence ATGAAGGACTCCACCGTCGCGCCAGACTTCCACGACCACGCCTCGGGTCAGCACATCACGTCGCACCTTCACGGCGAGGGCCAGCTCCTGGTCGCGACGGAGGGACGGATGGAGCTCACGCTGGGGCACCGGTCCTCGTGGCTGGAGCCGGGGCAGGCGGTCTGGGTTCCGCCGGGACAGCCCCACGCGGCGACCGCGCTCTCCCCCACGGCCTTCCGGGGCGTCCTCATCGCGCAAGGGGCCTCCGCGCTACTGCCGTCGCGGCCGCGCCGCTTCACGACGAGCCCCCTGCTCCTCGCCACGCTCCCCGAGCTGACGGCGGGCCGTGCACGGCGGCGGGAGCTGGCGGCGGCGCTCCTCCTGGATGAGCTGCTCACCGGACTGCCCGTGCTGGCCTGGCCCGCCCTGCCCCGTGACCCGCGGCTGCTGGAGCTGTGCGCACGCGTGGCGGAAGACCTCTGCGCGGCGCCGGACCTGGACCGGGCGGCGCTGCGTACCGGGATGACCCGGCGTGCCTTCACCCAGCGCTTCCGCGCGGACACGGGGCACACCTGGGGTGGATGGCTGCGAGCCGCGAGGGCCGCGCGCGCCGCGGAGCTGCTCGCCGAGGGCATCAGCGTGACGGAGGCCGCCCTGGGGGTGGGCTATACGACGCCCAGTGCCTTCTCCGTGGCCTTCAAGCGCGTCACCGGGGTGAGCCCCGTCACCCTCACGCGCGAGCTGGGCGGGCCCGACACGCCCCGGCGATAG